In the Topomyia yanbarensis strain Yona2022 chromosome 3, ASM3024719v1, whole genome shotgun sequence genome, one interval contains:
- the LOC131690473 gene encoding tetraspanin-4 isoform X2 produces MGLGGRMDCCGQCVKYSMFISNFIIFIGGAIVFGLGIWTLVDKNFINELLGTNLFSGAVYVLIATSALVCLLSFFGCIGAAKEYKCMLLTYFLLYFLLFAVLFLGCILGYAFRGRVTESLRDQLYEALTQYGRRRMMTISWDITQEELQCCGVDSFTDWHDQIPDSCCLDEYGGRKRPCQQLQTSLTIFQSGCFEAVTRELLRNAGVLGGAGMGLAFAMIPGIVLAYYMLTTL; encoded by the exons ATGGGATTGGGCGGCAGAATGGACTGCTGCGGGCAGTGTGTCAAGTATAGCATGTTCATCTCCAATTTCATCATATTC ATAGGCGGAGCCATCGTGTTCGGACTCGGTATCTGGACGCTAGTCGACAAGAACTTCATCAACGAGCTACTGGGAACGAATCTGTTCTCCGGTGCAGTTTACGTACTGATTGCCACCTCCGCACTGGTCTGTCTGTTGTCCTTCTTCGGTTGCATCGGCGCTGCCAAAGAGTACAAATGTATGCTGCTGACG TATTTCTTGTTATATTTCCTTCTTTTCGCAGTTCTCTTCCTCGGCTGCATTCTGGGTTACGCCTTTCGCGGTCGCGTCACCGAATCACTCCGGGACCAATTGTACGAAGCGTTGACCCAGTACGGGCGCCGTCGCATGATGACCATCTCGTGGGACATTACCCAGGAGGAGCTACAGTGCTGCGGCGTGGACAGCTTCACCGACTGGCATGATCAGATTCCGGACTCGTGCTGCTTGGATGAGTACGGTGGGCGGAAGCGTCCCTGTCAGCAGCTGCAGACATCGCTGACCATTTTCCAGAGTGGCTGTTTCGAGGCCGTCACCAGAGAGCTATTGCGGAATGCTGGCGTTCTGGGCGGAGCCGGAATGGGGCTGGCTTTCGCGATGATTCCGGGAATTGTGCTGGCTTATTACATGCTGACGACCCTCTGA
- the LOC131690473 gene encoding tetraspanin-11 isoform X1: MGLGGRMDCCGQCVKYSMFISNFIIFIGGAIVFGLGIWTLVDKNFINELLGTNLFSGAVYVLIATSALVCLLSFFGCIGAAKEYKCMLLTYFILIFLIFVTMLIGGILGYVFREKVSTTMQQEMHSSMTFYGAYGKRHITQAWDVTQERLKCCGVKHYHDWRGSIPLSCCQKTLTDFKPCQDNPTPENIHIQGCLDITSNLIRDNAAIIGASGITVAILLIFGMIFSCALFRMIE, translated from the exons ATGGGATTGGGCGGCAGAATGGACTGCTGCGGGCAGTGTGTCAAGTATAGCATGTTCATCTCCAATTTCATCATATTC ATAGGCGGAGCCATCGTGTTCGGACTCGGTATCTGGACGCTAGTCGACAAGAACTTCATCAACGAGCTACTGGGAACGAATCTGTTCTCCGGTGCAGTTTACGTACTGATTGCCACCTCCGCACTGGTCTGTCTGTTGTCCTTCTTCGGTTGCATCGGCGCTGCCAAAGAGTACAAATGTATGCTGCTGACG TACTTTATTTTGATTTTCCTGATTTTTGTCACGATGCTTATCGGCGGCATTCTGGGTTACGTGTTCCGCGAAAAAGTCTCCACCACGATGCAACAGGAAATGCACTCCTCCATGACGTTCTACGGTGCATACGGCAAACGTCACATTACCCAGGCGTGGGACGTAACCCAGGAGCGGCTGAAATGCTGCGGCGTCAAGCACTACCACGACTGGCGCGGATCCATCCCGCTGTCCTGCTGCCAGAAGACCCTAACGGATTTCAAACCCTGCCAGGACAATCCGACGCCGGAGAATATTCACATCCAGGGCTGTTTGGACATTACATCCAATCTGATTCGGGATAATGCGGCCATCATCGGGGCGTCGGGAATCACCGTTGCCATACTACTCATATTCGGGATGATCTTCTCCTGCGCGTTGTTCCGAATGATAGAATAG